One Clostridium estertheticum DNA segment encodes these proteins:
- a CDS encoding DUF4428 domain-containing protein, translating into MLERQREGIAIAKKCAICGEKIGFSSGKFISEKYVCNTCYELNEKKKLSEPQEEYNDSELVMGKGLSYMADAFKNDKIFNSSINKK; encoded by the coding sequence ATGTTAGAAAGGCAACGTGAGGGTATTGCAATAGCAAAGAAATGTGCTATTTGTGGAGAGAAAATTGGTTTTTCATCAGGAAAGTTTATTTCAGAAAAATATGTGTGTAATACCTGTTATGAGTTAAATGAGAAAAAGAAGTTGAGCGAGCCACAAGAAGAGTATAATGATAGTGAATTAGTTATGGGTAAAGGGTTAAGTTACATGGCTGACGCATTTAAAAATGATAAGATCTTCAATTCGTCAATAAACAAAAAATAA
- a CDS encoding recombinase family protein gives MNIAYVRISTVEQNESIQLEGLKKYDIDNWFSEKVSAKDTNRPELKRMIEFARKDDTIYIHSLDRLATSTKDLSGIVEQLQTKGIHLVSGKENIDTNTEAGKSMLTMIGVY, from the coding sequence ATGAATATAGCTTATGTTAGAATATCAACCGTAGAGCAGAATGAAAGCATACAACTAGAAGGACTAAAAAAGTATGATATAGATAATTGGTTTAGTGAAAAGGTCAGTGCTAAAGATACAAACAGACCAGAGTTAAAAAGAATGATAGAGTTTGCTAGAAAAGACGATACAATATATATTCATAGCCTTGATAGGTTAGCCACGAGTACAAAGGACTTATCGGGTATAGTTGAGCAGCTACAAACAAAAGGTATACACCTAGTAAGCGGTAAAGAGAATATAGATACTAATACTGAAGCAGGTAAGTCAATGTTAACTATGATAGGGGTTTATTAA
- a CDS encoding ATP-binding protein produces MDKSKGRRAIIMVYFSIAFLSLFIIVFSIYSLNKVYKESRFIIEKILPIKTLSTGILTSLIYQETGIRGYIITENKRNLRSYYLGIKQIKEYHNSLDNLHDTSLDVVASDKLSNQMGEIENFFEQQILLVNNGKSQEAKLNINKGENLMEEFSIADNNLVSIIDLEINDIHKKAVNTQIIHKYLLIFIGTLLVLVNFIFIKYISYYMNEEINKKNELNKELQKLLVSEDEFIANISHELKTPLNVIFSSAQLFEMYCYNGSLDDRREKIIKYIDSMKLNSYRLSKLINNIVDSSKIKAGFFELHLSNNNITEIIEGIVMSVIDYSDSKGLNIIFDTDIEEKIIGCDPEKIERIVLNLISNAIKFSDKGTEICVNIQDKNEFVEISVRDNGVGIDSNHKDMIFDRFKQVNKSLSRNAEGTGIGLSLVKSIVELHGGKIFVESELGKGSKFTFTLPSIKVMEESTLLNSNLKNKNERIQLEFSDIYS; encoded by the coding sequence ATGGATAAGAGTAAAGGTAGACGAGCTATAATAATGGTATATTTTTCAATTGCTTTTTTATCGTTATTTATAATAGTGTTTAGTATTTATAGTTTGAATAAAGTATATAAAGAGTCTCGTTTTATAATTGAAAAAATACTTCCAATAAAGACACTTTCAACGGGTATTTTAACATCACTAATTTACCAGGAAACGGGAATTAGAGGTTATATTATCACAGAAAACAAAAGAAATTTAAGATCCTATTATTTGGGAATTAAACAAATAAAAGAATACCACAATTCTCTGGATAATTTACATGATACATCATTAGACGTTGTAGCTAGTGATAAACTTAGTAATCAGATGGGAGAAATTGAAAATTTTTTTGAGCAACAAATATTATTAGTCAATAATGGCAAATCACAAGAGGCAAAATTGAACATTAATAAAGGTGAAAATTTAATGGAAGAATTTAGTATAGCTGATAATAATTTAGTTTCTATAATTGACTTAGAGATAAATGATATACATAAAAAAGCGGTAAATACTCAAATAATTCACAAATACCTGTTGATTTTTATAGGTACTTTACTTGTTTTGGTTAATTTTATATTTATTAAATATATATCATATTATATGAATGAAGAAATTAATAAAAAAAATGAGTTGAATAAAGAATTACAAAAATTACTTGTTTCAGAAGACGAGTTTATTGCAAATATTTCACATGAACTTAAAACTCCATTAAATGTAATTTTCTCATCTGCACAGTTGTTTGAAATGTATTGCTATAATGGTTCATTGGACGACCGAAGGGAAAAAATTATCAAATACATTGATTCAATGAAACTAAATTCCTATAGGTTATCCAAACTTATAAATAATATAGTTGATTCATCAAAAATTAAAGCAGGTTTCTTTGAATTGCACTTGTCAAATAATAACATAACGGAGATTATAGAGGGAATAGTAATGTCAGTTATTGACTATAGTGATAGTAAAGGTTTAAATATTATTTTTGATACTGATATAGAAGAGAAAATAATTGGTTGTGACCCAGAAAAGATAGAGAGAATAGTATTAAATCTTATATCCAATGCAATTAAATTTTCAGATAAAGGTACAGAAATATGTGTTAATATTCAAGATAAAAATGAATTTGTTGAAATATCAGTTAGAGATAATGGAGTAGGCATTGATAGTAATCATAAAGATATGATTTTTGATAGATTTAAGCAGGTAAATAAATCTTTATCAAGAAATGCGGAAGGTACAGGTATAGGTTTAAGTTTAGTTAAGTCGATAGTAGAATTACATGGTGGAAAGATATTTGTTGAAAGTGAACTTGGTAAAGGGAGTAAATTTACTTTTACTCTTCCTTCCATAAAAGTAATGGAGGAAAGTACGTTACTTAATAGTAATTTGAAAAATAAAAACGAACGTATACAGTTGGAATTCTCTGATATTTATTCGTAA